Part of the Planctomycetota bacterium genome, AGATAGGCCGGAACGAACCCGGGATAATCGAACGCGTTCTCCACGCCCGCCCGCCGCGCCTGGCCGCGGAGGTTGTTGCCGTAATCGAAGACCACCGCTCCCCGTTCCCGAAACGCCAGAAGCGCCCGGCAGTGCGCGGCCATCGATTCGAGCGACCGCCGCACGTACTCCTCGGGACGCGCGCGGCGAAGCTCCTGAGCGTCCGCGAGGGACAGACCCGCGGGGACATACCCCCCGAGCGCGTCGTGGGCGCTCGTCTGGTCGGTCGCCAGGTCGGGAACGAGGCCCCGCTCGAGAATCCGCGGCAGCACTTCCGCACAGTTTCCCTCCAGCCCAACGCTCAGGGCCTCCCGCCGCTCCCGCGCCCGCAGCACCCATTCGAGCGCCTCGTCGAGGGACGTCGCCCGGCGGTCCAGGTACCCCTGCTCGATCCGCCGGTCGATCTTCCGGCCGTCCACCTCGATGCCGAGGAACGCCCCGCCGCCGAGCACGGCCGCCAGCGGTTGCGCGCCGCCCATCCCTCCCAGCCCGCCCGAAAGCACCCACCGGCCGGTCAGGTCCGAATTCCAGTGCGTCCGAGCCGCCGCCATGAACGTCTCGAACGTTCCCTGCAGAATCCCCTGGCTTCCGATGTAAATCCACGAACCGGCCGTCATCTGGCCGTACATGGTCAGACCCAGCGCCTCGAGGCGCCGGAACTCGTCCCACGTGGCCCAGGCGGGAACCAGAAGCGAGTTGGCGATCAGAACCCGCGGAGCCATCGGGTGCGTGGAAAGAATCCCCACGGGCTTTCCCGACTGAACGAGCAGCGTCTCGTCGTCCCGGAGCTTCCGGAGCGCGCGCAGGATCGCGCGGAAGCAGGCCCAATCGCGCGCCGCCTTTCCCGTGCCGCCGTACACGATCAGATTCCGCCAGTCCTCGGCCACCTCGGGGTCGAGGTTGTTCTGGATCATCCGGTACGGGGCTTCGGTCTGCCAGGACCGGCAGTGGAGGGTGCGGCCCCGAGGGGCCCGCACCGGCTTGAGGCCGGGCGCCGTCGGCGAAGGACGTTCCACGCTCCTCATGATTTTACACGAGCGGCCCCGCCGCGCGCTCGGCCGCCTCGAGCACGGCCTCCGGCAGGCCGCTTTCGGGGGAGGTGACGCTCCCGATTTCCGGCAGCAGGTACCGGTCGCGCTCGAGGTGCGGGATCTCGCGCCTGAGCCTCCGGTGGGCCGCTTCGACGCCCCGGCCGGGACGCAGCGGACGGAGGAAATCGAGTCCCTGGGCGGCGCAAAGAAGCTCCATCCCGACCACCTTGCGGGCGTTGTCCAGGACGCGCCGGAGCCGCCGGACCGCCAGGGGCGCCATCGGGACATGGTCTTCCTTCGAGGCGCCGGTCGGGATCGAATGGACGCTGGCCGGAGCCGCGTCCGCGCGGCACTCGGCGGCCACGGCCGCGGCGGCGACCTGAACCATCATGTACCCCGAATGGAGGCCGCCCTCCCGCACGAGGAACGGCGGAAGCTCGCTCAGGTCCGGATTCGTCATCCGATCGATCCGCCGCTCGGAAATGTTGGCCACGGAGACGAGCGCCGCGGAGAGAGCGTCGGCCGCCTGGGCCAGCGCCTGCCCGTGAAACGCGCCCCCCGAGAGGATCTCGCCGTTCTCGAAGACGAGCGGGTTGTCGGTGACCGAGTTGGCCTCCCGGACAAGGATGTCCCGCGCGGCCGTCCACGCGTCGCGGGCGGCCCCGTGAACCTGCGGAATGCAGCGCAGCGAGTAGGCGTCCTGAACCTTGCGGCAGTGGCGGTGAGATTCCAGGACCTCGCTGGCCTCCAGGAGCGCCCGGAAATTGCGCGCCACGGCGAGCTGGCCGGGATGGGGCCGGTGGCGATGAAACCGCGCGTCGAAGGGCTTGAGGCTCCCCTTGAGCGCCTCCAGGCTCATGGCCCCCGCCAGGTCCGCCAGCTTGAGGAGCGTTTCGGCGTCGGCGACCGCGCGCGCCAGAAGCGCCGCCGTGAAGGACGTCCCGTTGATCAGGGCGAGGGCCTCTTTGGCCCGGAACCGGTACGGGCGCAGCCCCGCGCGGCGCAGGGCCTCCCGGGCGCTCCTCCGGCGCGCGCCCGCCCAGACCTCGCCGCGACCGGACATGACGCATCCCAGCTGAGCCAGCGGCGCCAGATCCCCGCTGGCCCCCACGGAGCCCTGCTCGAGGATCACGGGCCGGATCCCGCGGTTGTACATCTCGACGAGAAACCGCGGAAGTTCCGGAGTCACCCCCGAATAGCCCAGCAGAAGCGCGTTCGCCCGCAACGCCAGAAGAATCCCCGTCTCCCGGACGGGCGATCCCAGCCCGCAGGCGTGCGAAAGCAGGAGATTCTCCTGGAGCTCCTCCAGGCGCTCGGGCCGAACGCGCGTCTCAGCCAGGCGGCCGAAGCCCGTGTTGACGCCGTAGACGGTCCGCTCTTCGCGCAGCGCCCGTTCGACGATCCCGCGCGAACGCCGGACGCGCCGGAGGGCGGACGGAGACGCCCGCAGCCGCGCGCCCTCCCGCGCCAGGACGCGCAGGTCGTCGTACGTCAGGCTCTGTCCGTCCAGGACGATCGTCCGCAGCACGGGTCGGCCGTCACGCGATGCCGTTCTGGCGGCGGTAGGCCTCCGCCTCCGCCCGGGTGAGGCGGACGTACAGGGCGCGCCCTTCCCTCTCGAACTCGATTTTCTGTTCGCGGGCCAGCCAGCCCACGGCCTGCTGAACGAGCGCGCCGTCGCGGTCCACAAGCTTCGGCAGCGTCGTCAGCGCCACGCGGCCCCGGGCGCCCAAGGTCTTCCAGACGGTTCCGGCCGTCTCCCCGATGGCGTGCAGGTGCATGAGATCCCCCGTCATCTCGCGGCTATCTAAACCGATCCCCCGCGGGCGGTCAAGCGCGGTCCGATCCGGCCGGAACCGGGGGATCGCCGCGGGACTCGCGTCTTTGCTATACTCAGGCCGTGCCCTACGAGCTGATCGACCACACGGGGGACACGGGCGTGGAGGTTCGAGCTCCGACGCTCGAGGCGCTTTTCGCCGAAACCGCGGCGGCGATGTTCGCGATCCTCGCCGAAGCCCCGGACCCGCGGCCGACGGCGAGCGACACGTTCGACGTCCGCCCGGAAGATCCGGCGGAGGCGCTGCACGCCTTTCTCTCCGAGCTCCTTTACCGCTTCTCGGCCGAGCGGCGAATGTACGTCACCTTCCTCCCCAGGCCGGGCGCGGTCGAGGCCGGATGGGAACCCTACGACCCCGCCCGCCATCCCCTGCGGACGGAAATCAAGGCCGTCACGTATCACCAGCTCGAGGCCGCTCCGACGAACGGCGGCTGGAGGGCGCGCGTCATCTTCGACCTGTGAGGCGGAGGCCCCATGAGCGACCTCGTTCCCATCGCGCCGTACCTCTTCGAGATTCCCAAGACCGGCGGCATGCGGGTGCCGGGCCGGGTGTACGCGACGCGGGAGCTTCTGGAGACCCAGAAGTCCGACGACGCCATCCAGCAGGTCCGCAACGTGGCCCACCTGCCCGGGATCGTCGGCTACTCCCTGGCGATGCCCGACTTCCACTGGGGATACGGTTTTCCCATCGGAGGCGTGGCCGCCTTCGACGCCGAGGAGGGCGTGATCTCCCCGGGGGGCGTGGGGTATGACGTGAACTGCGGCGTCCGCCTCGTCCGGACGGGCCTCCTCCGGGAGGACGTCCAGCCCAGGCTCCGGGATCTTGTGCGGGCGGTCTTCCGCGCCATCCCGGCCGGCGTGGGAAGCGAAGGAGCCATCCCGGTCCCCGGCAAGGAGGACCAGATCGCGCTTGTGACGCAGGGGGCCCGCTGGGCGGTCGAGCGCGGCTACGGGACGCCGGACGACCTCGAGCACATCGAGGACGGGGGCCGATACGCCGGAGCGGATCCGTCCTGCGTGAGCGAGCGGGCCTTCGCCCGCGGGATGCCGCAGGTGGGGACCCTCGGCAGCGGCAACCACTTCCTCGAAATCCAGGTCGTCGACGAGATCTACCGGCCCGACGTCGCGGCCCGCTTCGGCCTGCGCCTGGGGACGGTCTGCTTCTCCATCCACTCCGGCTCCCGCGGCTTCGGCTACCAGGTGTGCGAGGACTCCCTGCGCACGATGGTTCAGGCCGCCCGGAAGTACGGAATCGAGCTGCCCGACCGGCAGCTCTGCTGCGCGCCGCTCAAGAGCGACGAGGCCCGCCGGTATCTCGGGGCCATGGCGTGCGCGGCCAACTACGCCTGGGTCAACCGCCAGGTCATGACCGCCCTGACGCGGCGGGCCTTCGCGCGGACCCTGGGAATTTCCGAAGAATCGCTCGACGCGCGGCTCATTTACGACGTCTGCCACAACATCGCCAAGTTCGAGGACCACGGCGGACGGCGTGTCTGCGTCCATCGCAAGGGCGCCACCCGGGCCTTCCCGCCCGGGCACCCCGCGCTCCCCGAAGCCTACCGCGACCTGGGGCAGCCGGTGTTCATCCCCGGCGACATGGGCCGCGCGAGCTTTCTCCTCATCGGGCTCGAAGGCTCGATGCGGGAGACGTTCGGCTCCACCTGCCACGGGGCCGGCCGCGCCCATTCGCGCACCGAAATGAAGCGCCGCACCGCCGGGCGCGACCTCTTCCGGGAGCTCGAGGAGGAACGGGGGGTCATCGTCATGGCCCACGGGCGCGACTCCGTGGCGGAGGAGATGCCCGAGGCCTACAAGGACGCTTCGCTCGTCGTGGACGTGATGGAGCGGGCCGGCGTGAGCCGGAAGGTGGCCCGCCTGAGGCCCATCGGCTGCGTGAAAGGGTAGCCCGGCGGACCCCGGGTGTGGAATAATGGACGTGTCCGCGTTCGACGGAGGCGTATGAAGAAGTTTTTCGCGCGCGGTCTGGTGGCGCTCCTTCCCCTGGTGCTGACGGGGTTCGTCCTCTACCTCGTCTTCGATTTCCTCTACGGCAGCGTCGGCGTGCCGATCGGAAACGCCCTCAAGTGGGGCGCCCGCCGGTTCATGGGATGGACCCCCGAGGGGGAAACGACCGCCTGGTTTTTCGCCTGGGGCGCTCCGTTCCTCGGGTTCGCCTTCGCGATCGTCCTCACGTTCGTCATGGGCTTCTTCGCGGCGACCTTCGTGGGGCGCCGGCTCTACCACGTGTTCGACGCCGCCCTCAAACGCCTCCCCGTCGTCCGCGTCATCTACCCGTACGCCAAGCAGTTCACGGACTTCTTCTTCTCCCCCGAGAAAAAGGTGGACTTCAAACACGCCGTGGCCATTCCCTTCCCCACCTACGGCGTTTACTCGATCGGCTTCGTGACGGGAGAGGGCATGCGGTCCCTCGACGAAGCGACCCGGAAGCATCTCCTGTGCGTCTACGTGCCCACGTCCCCCACGCCGTTCACCGGCTACGTCTGCTACGTCCCGCGGGAGGACGTCATTCCGCTTCCGGTCTCCGTCGAGGAGGCCATGCGGATCGTGATCACCATGGGCGTCGTCCACCCGGCCCACCAGGCCGTTTCCTCTCCTTCCCCGGCCGCTCCCGGGACACACGCGGCGCTGCCGGAGCCTCTGGAGCGCGCGCTCACGCGCGACCCCGCCAAGCCCGCGTAGGGTTCGTTTCGGCGTAACGCCGAAGAGGTCGCGCGCGTCTTATTGGGCCGCCCGGCCGGACCGAGCGGGCGTCCGGCGCCCTGTCCGCGTCCAGAGGGGGACTTCATGAACCTCCACGTCCTCGTGGTGGACACCGACGCGGACTTTGCGCGCCTCCTGGGACAAGCCCTGGGCGGGCGCGTGCCGAGCCTCGTCGCCCGGACGGCCTGCCGCGCCGACGAAGCCCTCGACCTGCTGGCCCGCGGGGAGTTCCACGCCGCCATCTGCTCGGCCGATCTTCCGGATCTCGACGCGGCGGTGTTCCTCGAGCGCCTCCGGGTCCTTCCCTCCGCTCCCTCGGTGCTTTTCCTCCTGCCCCGATGGGATCCGGACCTGGCGGCCCGCGTGCGCGCCCTGGGCGCCCGCGGCGTCCTCGAGAAACCCCGCAACCCGGACGAACTCCTGGACGCGCTCTGCGGCGCTCTTTGCGGGGAACCCGCCGTCCCCCGCGCGGCCGACTTCTTCCGGCGTCTCGTCGAGAACGTCCCGGACGTTCTTTACTGCCTTCGCCTGCGCCCCCGGCCGGTCTGCGAATACGTCAGCCCCGCCGTCGCCGCGCTCACCGGATACGCCCCCGGCGAGTACTACGCCGACGCCGAGCTGGCGTTCAACGTGGTGCACCCGGCGGACCGCCCGCAGCTCCAGGAGATCCTGGCGCGCGAGGAGCCGCCGGCCGCTCCGGTCGTGCTCCGCTGGCGCGGGAAGGACGGACGGACGCGGTGGGTCGAGCAGCGCTTCTCGGCGCTGCGCGGTTCGGCGGGAGACGTGGAAGCCTGGGAAGGGATCGCGCGGGACGTCACCGAACGGCATCGGGTGGAGACCTGCCAGGCGGCGGTCTACCAGGCCACGGGACTGCTGTCCGAAGCCTCCGCCCTCGAGGAGGCGGCCCCGCGCCTGTTGGAGGTGCTGGGGACGTGTCTGGACTGGTCGGCGGGTGCGCTCTGGATGCCTCCTCCCGAAGGGGGTCGCGCCGCCCTGGTCCGGTTCTGGCCGGACCTCCCCGAGCAGTTCGTCCGCCTGCGGGAAGCCGCCCGGAAGGGCGTGCCCGAGGAGCCGGCCGGCGCGGACCCCGAATGGATCCCGGATCTCCGGACCCGGCCCCAGTTTCCCTGCGCCGCCGCGGCGGCCGAGGAGGGTCTCCGATCGGCGGTGCGCGCGGTCGTCCCCGTGGGCCCGAAAGCCGGCGGCGCCCTGGTCTTCTTCGCGCGGGACCCGCAGGAGCCTCCCGACGAGGGACTGCTTCGCCTCCTCGGGTCCCTCGGCCGTCAGATCGGGCTGTTCGTCCTGCGCCGCCGGGCGGAAGAGGAGCTCCAGCGCCTCAATCAGACCCTCGAGCGGCGCGTCCGGGAACGGACCCGCGAGCTGGAGGAAGCGCTCGAGGACGTGAGCACCTTCGCCTACACGGTGGCCCACGACCTGCGGGCGCCGCTGCGCGCCATGGCGGGCTTCAGCCAGGCGCTCCTGGAGGACTACGCGGCCGGCCTGGATCCGGCCGGCCAGGATTGCGCCCGCCGCATCGCCGAGGCGAGCCGGCGCATGGACGACCTCATCCAGGACCTCCTGAGCTACGTCCGCATCACCCAGGCGGATCTTACGGCGCGGCCCGAGCGCTTCGAGGAGGCGGTCGACGGCGCGCTGGCGGATCTGGCCGACGAGATCGCGCGGCGGCGGGCCGACGTCGCCGTCGAGCGCCCCCTGGGCTCGGTCCTGGCGCACGGGCGCACGCTCCGGCTCGTGCTCGCGCAGATTCTCTCCAACGCGCTCAAGTTTGTGGCGCCGGGGACGGTCCCCCGGATCCGCGTGCGCGCCGAGCCCCGAGGGGACTTCGTCCGCCTCTGGGTGGAAGACAACGGCATCGGCATCCCCCCCGAGTATCACGGCCGCATCTTCGGCGTCTTCGAGCGGCTCCACCGGCTGGAGGAATACCCGGGCACGGGCATCGGGCTGGCCCTCGTGCGAAAGGCGGTCGAACGCATGCAGGGCCGCTGCGGCGTGGAGTCGCGGCCGGACGCCGGCAGCCGGTTCTGGATCGAGCTTCCCGCCGCGCCCCTCTGAGGCCCGGCGCGCTACGACGCCGCCGGCGGCGCGCTCGGCGCCTCCGCCGCGGGCCGGTGCTCGTGTTCGCAGCGCAGCGCTTCCGTCTCTCCGACCTCGAACTGGAACGTCGCGTGATTGATCTCGTAGCGCTCGTCGAGCAGCCGGCGGAGGCGCCGCGAAAGCTCCTCGGTCCGGGAAACCGGGGCGTCTTCCGCCAGCCGCACGTGCGCCGTCAGCGCGTACATGCGCGACGTGATCGTCCAGACGTGCAGGTCGTGGACGTCGAGCACCCCGGGAACCTCGCGCATCGCGCGCCGGATCTCCTCGAGCTCCATATGGTGCGGAACCGACTCCAGCAGGATCCGGAAGGAGGACTTCAGCAGCGACAGGCACCACGCCACGATGAGGCCGCTGATGAGGACCGCGATCAGGGGATCGGCCGCCCTCCACCCCAGAAAGTGCACCGCGCCCGCCGCCGCCAGGACCCCCACGGAGGTGGCCGAATCGGCCAGCATGTGGAGGAAAGCGCCCCGCACGTTGAGATCGTGGCGCGAGTGCCGGTGCAGGATCGCCGCGCAGGCCACGTTGACCGCCAGGCCGAGCGCCCCCACGACAAGCGTCCCCAGGGCGTCGATCTCCACCGGCCGCCGGAGCCGGTCGATCGCCTTGTAGATCATGTAGCCGGCCGCCGGCAGGAGACTGATCCCGTTCAGGAGGCTGGCCAGGATCTCGATGCGCCAGTACCGGTACGTCTTGTCCGGCGGGGCCGGCCGCAGCGCGATGAGGATCGCCGTGTAGGACAGGGCCACCGCCAGGAAGTGGCTGAGCATGTGGACGGCGTCGCCGAGAAGCGCGAGCGACCCCGTCAGGAACGCGCCGGCGAACTCGGCGGCCATGGTGCCGCCCGTCAGCACCATGACCCAAAAGAGCCGCGCGCGCTCCCCGCCCCGGACGGAGCGGTGGAACACCCCGCTCTCCGAGAGCTTGGGATGGTGGTGGAGCTCGGGCATCCTGCCGGGGTATCCTACCACACCCGCGACGGCGCCCGCAACGGCGGGTCGCCCTCTACCGTTGCGGCCCTCGCCGCCTCCTGATACCATGGCCCGCCGGAACACCCGGCCGCGGCGCGTCGTGTAAGAAATGGATCGCAGGGACGAACTGGCCTCGCTGCCCGATCACGAAATCATGGCGCGGCTCAAGGGCGCGCCGGAGGACCTCGTCATGGAAGGCTTCGAGATCCTGGTCGCCCGCCACAAGAACGCCATCGTCTCGTTCCTCTACCGGTACGTCGGGGATTTCCGGACCGCCGAGGACCTGGCCCAGGAAACCTTCCTGCGCGTCTTCCGGAAGATCGGGGACTACAACAACAGCGCCCGGTTTTCCACGTGGCTCTACACGATCGCCTCGAACCTCGCCAAGGACGAATTCAAGCGCCGCGCGCGCCATCCGGCCCGCTCCCTCGACGGCGCGGGCGCCCGGAACGACACGACGCGCCCCGTCCCCGAAGTGCGCGCCGACACCACCGAGTCCGTCCCCGACGTGCGGCTCCAGCACGACGAGGCCCGGCAGGCGGTCCGCCGCGCTCTGGAGCTTCTGGAAGAACAGGACCGCGAGATCCTCCTCCTCAAGGACGTCCAGGGCCTCTCCTACGAGGAGATCGCGCACGTCCTGAACGTTCCCCTGGGGACCGTCAAGTCGCGCCTCTCCCGCGCCCGCCTGGCGTTCAAGGAAGTCTGGAAGAAGATAGGAGCCTGACCATGAACACATCCTCGGCCGGCTGGTTCTGCTTCGTCCTCCTGCTCGGAATCGTCGCCGGATTCGCCGCCCGAAGCGGCGAGGCCCAGTCCATCGACAACAAGTCCACCCGCTATCTCGCCGGGGTGGTCACCTACGGCCAGTCCACCGACGCGTTCGTCCTCTTCGACACCCAGACCAACCGCCTCGTCGCCTACACGATCGGCGGAAACAAGCGGCTGGAACTCATGGCCGTGCGCGAGATCAGCTGGGACCTCAAGATGGTCTCCTGGGGCAAACAGGAGCCCACGGTCCAGGAGGTCAAGGACGCCTTCGAACGGGCCGAAAAGGAGAAGCTCGAAAAGCACGCCCCCGAGAAGAAATGAACTGCTCGACGACCCAGCAGCTCTTCTCCGACTACGCCGACGGCGGGCTGCGCCCCGAGGAACGCCGGCTGCTCGAGGAGCATCTGGCCGCGTGCGGGTCCTGCTCGCGCGAGTTCCGCTATTTCACGGAGTCCCTCCAGGCGCTTCGGGACCTTCCGGCGGTCGAGACCACGCGCTTCTTCCTCCCGAACGTCAAGGCCGCCGCGGCCGCGCACCTGCGCGAGAGCGCGGCCGTGCCGGCCGCCGCGGAAACGGGCGCCGTGACCGTCCTGACGCCCCGGGCGGAGCCTCCGGCGCCCCGCCGCGGGAGGCTGGCGGTTCTTTTCCTCGCCGGCTGCGCTCTGGGGGCGTTCGCCCTCGGATTCGTCCTCGGCGGGCGCGGGCGCATCCGCGAACTCGAGCAGCGCCTCCGCAGCCTCGAGGCCGCACGCGCCCGCGCGTCCGAAACCCCGCCGCCCGCCGCCCCGGAACCGTCCCGCGTCCCCGATCCGGAGACGCTTCTGGCCGAACACGGCCTGGTCCGGGTGGACGGCCAATGGATCCCCAGAACGTATCAGGAAGCCTTCGAAAAAGGCCGCGTCGTCCTGGGCGGCCGCGTCGTCACCCGCGAGGAAGCGGCCCGTCTTCTCGGGGCGGAGCGGCCCCCGGAACCCGCGCCCGCCCCGGAACGCCCCGAAAAGCCCG contains:
- a CDS encoding winged helix-turn-helix domain-containing protein — protein: MTGDLMHLHAIGETAGTVWKTLGARGRVALTTLPKLVDRDGALVQQAVGWLAREQKIEFEREGRALYVRLTRAEAEAYRRQNGIA
- a CDS encoding DUF502 domain-containing protein; this encodes MKKFFARGLVALLPLVLTGFVLYLVFDFLYGSVGVPIGNALKWGARRFMGWTPEGETTAWFFAWGAPFLGFAFAIVLTFVMGFFAATFVGRRLYHVFDAALKRLPVVRVIYPYAKQFTDFFFSPEKKVDFKHAVAIPFPTYGVYSIGFVTGEGMRSLDEATRKHLLCVYVPTSPTPFTGYVCYVPREDVIPLPVSVEEAMRIVITMGVVHPAHQAVSSPSPAAPGTHAALPEPLERALTRDPAKPA
- a CDS encoding ATP-binding protein; this translates as MNLHVLVVDTDADFARLLGQALGGRVPSLVARTACRADEALDLLARGEFHAAICSADLPDLDAAVFLERLRVLPSAPSVLFLLPRWDPDLAARVRALGARGVLEKPRNPDELLDALCGALCGEPAVPRAADFFRRLVENVPDVLYCLRLRPRPVCEYVSPAVAALTGYAPGEYYADAELAFNVVHPADRPQLQEILAREEPPAAPVVLRWRGKDGRTRWVEQRFSALRGSAGDVEAWEGIARDVTERHRVETCQAAVYQATGLLSEASALEEAAPRLLEVLGTCLDWSAGALWMPPPEGGRAALVRFWPDLPEQFVRLREAARKGVPEEPAGADPEWIPDLRTRPQFPCAAAAAEEGLRSAVRAVVPVGPKAGGALVFFARDPQEPPDEGLLRLLGSLGRQIGLFVLRRRAEEELQRLNQTLERRVRERTRELEEALEDVSTFAYTVAHDLRAPLRAMAGFSQALLEDYAAGLDPAGQDCARRIAEASRRMDDLIQDLLSYVRITQADLTARPERFEEAVDGALADLADEIARRRADVAVERPLGSVLAHGRTLRLVLAQILSNALKFVAPGTVPRIRVRAEPRGDFVRLWVEDNGIGIPPEYHGRIFGVFERLHRLEEYPGTGIGLALVRKAVERMQGRCGVESRPDAGSRFWIELPAAPL
- the hutH gene encoding histidine ammonia-lyase; translated protein: MLRTIVLDGQSLTYDDLRVLAREGARLRASPSALRRVRRSRGIVERALREERTVYGVNTGFGRLAETRVRPERLEELQENLLLSHACGLGSPVRETGILLALRANALLLGYSGVTPELPRFLVEMYNRGIRPVILEQGSVGASGDLAPLAQLGCVMSGRGEVWAGARRRSAREALRRAGLRPYRFRAKEALALINGTSFTAALLARAVADAETLLKLADLAGAMSLEALKGSLKPFDARFHRHRPHPGQLAVARNFRALLEASEVLESHRHCRKVQDAYSLRCIPQVHGAARDAWTAARDILVREANSVTDNPLVFENGEILSGGAFHGQALAQAADALSAALVSVANISERRIDRMTNPDLSELPPFLVREGGLHSGYMMVQVAAAAVAAECRADAAPASVHSIPTGASKEDHVPMAPLAVRRLRRVLDNARKVVGMELLCAAQGLDFLRPLRPGRGVEAAHRRLRREIPHLERDRYLLPEIGSVTSPESGLPEAVLEAAERAAGPLV
- a CDS encoding archease, with the protein product MPYELIDHTGDTGVEVRAPTLEALFAETAAAMFAILAEAPDPRPTASDTFDVRPEDPAEALHAFLSELLYRFSAERRMYVTFLPRPGAVEAGWEPYDPARHPLRTEIKAVTYHQLEAAPTNGGWRARVIFDL
- a CDS encoding cation diffusion facilitator family transporter; this encodes MPELHHHPKLSESGVFHRSVRGGERARLFWVMVLTGGTMAAEFAGAFLTGSLALLGDAVHMLSHFLAVALSYTAILIALRPAPPDKTYRYWRIEILASLLNGISLLPAAGYMIYKAIDRLRRPVEIDALGTLVVGALGLAVNVACAAILHRHSRHDLNVRGAFLHMLADSATSVGVLAAAGAVHFLGWRAADPLIAVLISGLIVAWCLSLLKSSFRILLESVPHHMELEEIRRAMREVPGVLDVHDLHVWTITSRMYALTAHVRLAEDAPVSRTEELSRRLRRLLDERYEINHATFQFEVGETEALRCEHEHRPAAEAPSAPPAAS
- the hutU gene encoding urocanate hydratase encodes the protein MRSVERPSPTAPGLKPVRAPRGRTLHCRSWQTEAPYRMIQNNLDPEVAEDWRNLIVYGGTGKAARDWACFRAILRALRKLRDDETLLVQSGKPVGILSTHPMAPRVLIANSLLVPAWATWDEFRRLEALGLTMYGQMTAGSWIYIGSQGILQGTFETFMAAARTHWNSDLTGRWVLSGGLGGMGGAQPLAAVLGGGAFLGIEVDGRKIDRRIEQGYLDRRATSLDEALEWVLRARERREALSVGLEGNCAEVLPRILERGLVPDLATDQTSAHDALGGYVPAGLSLADAQELRRARPEEYVRRSLESMAAHCRALLAFRERGAVVFDYGNNLRGQARRAGVENAFDYPGFVPAYLRPMFCEGRGPFRWVALSGDPRDIEETDRAILKLFPKDPVLARWIPLARRRVRFQGLPARICWLGYGERAEFGALLNRMVRRGVLRAPVVIGRDHLDAGSVASPFRETEGMKDGSDAIADWPVLNGLLGAAGGATWVAVHHGGGVGIGNSIHAGIVVCADGTPRAAQKLETVLTNDPALGVLRHADAGYAEARAFARRKGLDRMK
- a CDS encoding sigma-70 family RNA polymerase sigma factor gives rise to the protein MDRRDELASLPDHEIMARLKGAPEDLVMEGFEILVARHKNAIVSFLYRYVGDFRTAEDLAQETFLRVFRKIGDYNNSARFSTWLYTIASNLAKDEFKRRARHPARSLDGAGARNDTTRPVPEVRADTTESVPDVRLQHDEARQAVRRALELLEEQDREILLLKDVQGLSYEEIAHVLNVPLGTVKSRLSRARLAFKEVWKKIGA
- a CDS encoding RtcB family protein, which produces MSDLVPIAPYLFEIPKTGGMRVPGRVYATRELLETQKSDDAIQQVRNVAHLPGIVGYSLAMPDFHWGYGFPIGGVAAFDAEEGVISPGGVGYDVNCGVRLVRTGLLREDVQPRLRDLVRAVFRAIPAGVGSEGAIPVPGKEDQIALVTQGARWAVERGYGTPDDLEHIEDGGRYAGADPSCVSERAFARGMPQVGTLGSGNHFLEIQVVDEIYRPDVAARFGLRLGTVCFSIHSGSRGFGYQVCEDSLRTMVQAARKYGIELPDRQLCCAPLKSDEARRYLGAMACAANYAWVNRQVMTALTRRAFARTLGISEESLDARLIYDVCHNIAKFEDHGGRRVCVHRKGATRAFPPGHPALPEAYRDLGQPVFIPGDMGRASFLLIGLEGSMRETFGSTCHGAGRAHSRTEMKRRTAGRDLFRELEEERGVIVMAHGRDSVAEEMPEAYKDASLVVDVMERAGVSRKVARLRPIGCVKG